The Eubacteriaceae bacterium Marseille-Q4139 genome has a window encoding:
- the pxpB gene encoding 5-oxoprolinase subunit PxpB yields MSDVRYLVSGDSAVCVEFGNEISPEINRKIRAFKIALEKEQIEGIVETVPTYRSLLVVYEPETVSFGELTKRFGEVMKHIGSVQIPPPTVVEIPVLYGGEMGPDLEFVAEHNHMTPDEVIRLHTSEEYLIYMLGFIAGFPYLGGMNKKIATPRLKSPRVKIEGGSVGIAGEQTGIYPVASPGGWQLIGRTPVKLYDADREKPVLLEAGQYIKFRPVTEEEYKEIEEQAAAGTYSCVTYEKEAE; encoded by the coding sequence ATGAGCGATGTCAGATATCTTGTTTCCGGGGATTCTGCTGTCTGCGTGGAGTTCGGAAACGAAATCAGCCCGGAGATCAACCGGAAGATCCGGGCGTTTAAGATTGCTTTGGAGAAGGAACAGATCGAGGGGATCGTTGAGACGGTGCCGACGTACCGGTCTCTGCTTGTTGTCTATGAGCCGGAGACGGTTTCTTTCGGTGAACTTACGAAACGGTTTGGCGAGGTCATGAAACATATCGGGAGCGTCCAGATCCCGCCGCCAACGGTGGTGGAGATTCCCGTCCTCTACGGCGGGGAGATGGGGCCGGATCTGGAATTTGTGGCAGAACATAACCACATGACGCCGGACGAGGTGATCCGGCTTCACACGTCGGAGGAATACCTGATTTATATGCTCGGCTTTATCGCCGGTTTCCCGTACCTCGGCGGCATGAATAAGAAGATTGCGACGCCGCGGTTAAAGAGCCCGCGGGTGAAAATTGAAGGCGGCTCCGTCGGGATTGCCGGCGAGCAGACGGGGATTTATCCCGTGGCATCGCCGGGCGGCTGGCAGCTCATTGGCCGGACGCCGGTGAAGCTCTACGATGCGGACAGGGAAAAGCCCGTGCTTTTGGAGGCGGGGCAGTACATAAAATTCCGCCCGGTGACGGAAGAGGAATATAAGGAAATCGAAGAGCAGGCGGCGGCTGGCACGTACTCCTGCGTCACCTATGAAAAGGAGGCGGAGTAA
- a CDS encoding 5-oxoprolinase subunit PxpA, with translation MFFVDLNSDLGESFGNYTIGMDEEILKYVSSANVACGWHAGDPMVMEKTVALAKEFGTAVGAHPGFPDLMGFGRRNMAVTPEETKAYVKYQLGALSAFTKSHGMTIQHVKPHGAIYNMAAVDEKLARAMCEAVYEVDPDIIFMGLAGSKMISAAEAVGLRAASEVFADRAYNDDGTLVSRKLPGAMIKDEELAIKRVVRMVKEGKVTSINGNDIAIKADSICVHGDNPKALAFVKNIRETLISEGVEIKSLK, from the coding sequence ATGTTTTTTGTGGATTTAAACAGTGATCTGGGGGAAAGCTTTGGAAATTATACCATCGGGATGGACGAAGAAATCTTAAAGTATGTTTCCTCTGCGAACGTGGCCTGCGGATGGCATGCCGGCGATCCCATGGTGATGGAGAAAACCGTGGCCCTGGCGAAGGAATTTGGAACGGCCGTGGGAGCACATCCTGGTTTCCCGGATCTTATGGGCTTCGGCCGCCGGAACATGGCGGTGACGCCGGAGGAGACAAAGGCGTATGTGAAGTACCAGCTTGGCGCGCTGTCGGCTTTTACGAAGAGCCATGGAATGACAATCCAGCATGTAAAGCCCCATGGCGCCATTTACAACATGGCGGCTGTGGACGAGAAGCTGGCGCGGGCCATGTGCGAGGCCGTTTATGAGGTGGATCCGGACATCATTTTCATGGGGCTTGCAGGCTCCAAGATGATTTCGGCGGCAGAGGCCGTCGGGCTCCGGGCTGCCAGCGAGGTGTTTGCTGACCGCGCCTACAACGATGACGGGACGCTGGTTTCCAGAAAGCTCCCGGGCGCGATGATTAAAGACGAGGAGCTGGCGATCAAACGCGTCGTCCGCATGGTGAAAGAGGGAAAAGTGACCTCCATCAACGGAAATGACATTGCCATCAAGGCGGATTCCATCTGCGTCCACGGCGACAATCCCAAGGCGCTGGCCTTTGTAAAGAACATCCGTGAGACGCTGATTTCTGAGGGCGTGGAGATAAAGAGCTTAAAATAA